From the genome of Homalodisca vitripennis isolate AUS2020 chromosome 8, UT_GWSS_2.1, whole genome shotgun sequence, one region includes:
- the LOC124367619 gene encoding venom protease-like, which yields MSVSAMVARGLIPVLVCLCVFWCLSETEVLPDSELGDVCKQSDGKNWTCKPVMNCPMAVQNLQENIKNVQCHFKTTEPIVCCEPLDISKLLPPPPASLTNSSSPPSPGYKSKQKCVEYAEYVSFKTPVFYKATKGKDAQPQEYPHMALIGYGEKDSIEWLCGGSLISRKFVISAAHCTDSGIQGLASWVRLGDYDVSTNNDENHGLAKAEDYEIIERIDHPDYQSPFAYNDISLYKLEREVQLNEFIRPICLHTGGKIGGNGFALATGWGSMGWLLKGSKVLQKVKLELKAKTVCETSYKAGPRLRDGIQVSSQFCAGDSINGADTCLGDSGGPIQVALDTPHAMYSLIGVTSFGGRPCGGNKPSVYTRVSNYIPWIENTVWPNFPLDT from the exons gTGATGTCTGCAAGCAGTCCGACGGGAAGAACTGGACCTGCAAGCCGGTGATGAATTGCCCCATGGCTGTACAAAACCTTCAggagaatataaaaaatgtacagtgtCACTTCAAAACTACTGAGCCAATCGTTTGTTGCGAGCCTTTAGATATCTCTAAGCTGCTACCTCCACCCCCTGCCTCACTGACAAATTCTTCATCGCCTCCGAGTCCAGGATATAAGAGTAAACAGA AATGCGTGGAATACGCAGAGTACGTATCCTTCAAAACTCCGGTCTTTTACAAAGCCACCAAAGGAAAGGACGCACAACCTCAGGAGTATCCACACATG GCTTTGATAGGTTACGGAGAGAAAGATTCTATCGAGTGGCTCTGTGGCGGCAGCTTGATCAGCAGGAAATTCGTGATCAGCGCTGCCCACTGCACTGACAGTGGAATCCA AGGACTGGCCAGTTGGGTGCGACTAGGAGATTATGACGTATCTACCAACAATGATGAAAACCACGGCCTAGCCAAGGCTGAAGACTACGAGATCATAGAGAGAATCGACCATCCAGACTACCAAAGTCCTTTTGCGTATAACGATATCTCTCTGTACAAACTGGAACGGGAAGTACAACTGAACGAGTTCATCAGACCCATCTGTCTTCACACAGGAGGCAAGATCGGTGGTAACGGTTTTGCCCTCGCTACCGGATGGGGTAGTATGGGATGGC TACTGAAAGGCAGTAAGGTGCTACAGAAAGTGAAACTGGAGCTTAAAGCAAAGACTGTCTGCGAGACATCTTACAAGGCTGGTCCCAGATTACGCGACGGTATACAAGTATCTTCCCAGTTTTGTGCTGGAGACTCGATAAACGGTGCAGACACCTGTCTG GGTGATTCTGGCGGGCCAATTCAGGTTGCCCTGGATACACCTCATGCCATGTACAGCCTAATAGGTGTCACCTCCTTCGGCGGCAGGCCTTGTGGCGGGAACAAGCCTAGCGTCTACACGAGAGTCTCTAACTACATTCCCTGGATAGAGAATACCGTCTGGCCTAACTTTCCTTTAGATACGTAG